The Elgaria multicarinata webbii isolate HBS135686 ecotype San Diego chromosome 7, rElgMul1.1.pri, whole genome shotgun sequence nucleotide sequence CACTTCACTATGTCCAAAAGGTTCCAAGAATAATTCCAACAAAAAAGAacatctgatttttatttttttcttaaaaaatggttttgtttttgcagtcGCCCCTACATCTAGGTTCATGTTTACTTCATAAGCTGAATTCTAATCCTCCTTTCTTGAAATAGTTGTCCTTTAACTTAGTTGGGTGTCCACATAAGAAAAGCTAACCTGCTTTAACACTTGCTAACTTTAGAAGAGTGTCAAAAACAGAATTCTGCACCCATGATTCAAAATGTTCTGCAAATTCTGCTGAAAATAGACAAAGTACCTCTCTCTCTTCTCTAGCTTCAGGAAAAGCCCCaagaaaagcaaaaataataTATGCAAAATCAGTACTCATTTTTGGAGTCCCATTTGGAAATAATCATGTGCAATAATGAATGGAGCTTGACCTTCTCATAGTCCAGATAGCAGATGTTGCATTTGTATATGCGGAACACTTGAAATTGTGAGTCATGAGCCACCCCTTGCCTCCCTACAAAATTTGATAACAGTTTAAACAGGCTGTGCAAAATCCCTATAGCAACATATTTCAGGCATAAAAATGATGAATAAAGAGTGCACTCTTCTATGAATGGTCTATTGAGCTGATGTTTATAGAAGACATTTTACCTTGTTTCTAAATTCTCCAGATCTTCTATGAGAATATAAGGATTCTTAGTGAGAAATGCCCCAAGCTGCTTATCTTCCACACCAACATCCTTAAGAAACAGAAGGATTTTTCTTATATCTTTTTCAAAGTCCAACCTTAGAAGAAGCTGGGCTGCCTTTGAACGTTTTTCCACTTTAGACAAATCGACTCCTGCAGCATATTCATCAAAAAATGCTCAATGGAATAAACGTCATATTTCTTATGGCATAAATATTTATAAGCAAACACATTTTTTGTacagtgggttggattcagatttagtcttacttagagcTGATCcttgaaattgatgggacttaagttagtcatgactaatttaagtcccctTGATTTTAACGTGCCTACTCTAAATTGGAGGagtacatctggatccaacccagtgtcttTAACACGTTTTCTGGGTTAAACTGAGCATTCCTCCCCTCATAAACTCAGATTTCTGATGTTAGCAAATGGCACCAAAAGGAACTATGATACAGCAGCTCTACACCAATAAAGATAATGGTAGGAAAGGCCCAAAGCTGCTTCAATTGTTAACTTTTTACTTGCAGAGATTTTAACGCCTGCAACTCAAAATGCAGGCGTTTCACTCTGGAGAACAAGAATTGCTAGAGTAATGAAAGGTGCTTCCTGCTCTTGAGGAAAGTGGATGCTGCTGCAGTGGTATTTCaccttcctgcccccacccctgccttatatCTTGCCCCATATTTTTTCTATACATTCTGCTATTATAAGGCTGCTATGCCTACAATATAATAATTTGCTATTAGTAAAGCAGGGTGTGTTGACTGAAGCGTTTCCAGCATATCACAAAGAAACTACAAAGTAGATGTACGCTTACCTAGAAGCACCAACTTCTGCAGTGTTTCTGAATGATCAACATAATCTTGAAGTGTGAAAGATTCAGCAGGAAGGGGTGGCTTAGCTAGGATCTGAAGAGCTTCGTCTTCTGAAATCTCCTCCAAGGCAGATGGAGGAAGTGCATCTTCTAAACCTAAAGATAATTAAAATGGgaaaaaatagtaattatttaAGAAACTAGGAAAGCACAGCACACAGTAAATTTTATACATAGTGAACACCATTATTCAAAATTGGTCTACCAACATTGCTTCCTGTTAAAACAACTTTGTACTTCTTAGCAGATGTCAGTTCAACAAGAGACAGCAAGTTGTAGGGAAAAATCAATTTTAtaaggaaatgttttttaataaataaatatataaataaatactgctcccAGCTCTGCAATAGTCCTGTGCACCTTTCTGCATGTTCTCTCATTTTAAGTACTTACATTTCTGAAATAACTCAATTTCATACATATTACTTTGCTTTGATCGGACTATTCAAAAAGTTTCACCTATTGCCTTTAGCTTGACGTTTGTGTAACTTTCAACAGCAAGTGGGATGTCATTGCTAAAAATGACAGAACAAGAGTAACAACAGCAGGTGGATCCTTTGAGGCAGAGGGATCCTATTTTCCTAGTTTCAAAAGTGTGGCAGCAAAAACCAATACGAACCTTGTGACATTTTAAAAGACAACAGTTTTGTAGTGGTGCAAGATTTCATGAGCCATAGTCCATGAAAACATATACCGTAATAAATCAGGTagactttaagatgccacaagattccTATTGAATTTTGCTATTCTGCTGTAGTAGAATAGTATCAGGTTGGGAACTCTAATGTACTAGATGGTTTTTATCCACTGTCTAGTACATTAGAGTATTTTACCATAAGCCACACACCAAAATCATCTTTGTAAAAATTCATTCAagttaattcatttttaaatctttttccCTGGACAAAAAAGATTGGACTGAGTTCAGTTGAGACTCAAATAACCTGCCTCTAATAAATACATTAAGTAGAAGTTCTAATGATTTCTTCAGTTTTACTGCCAAAGATGTGGTTCAGGACAGCATCAGCACAGAAAACAAAGTTGCTGGTCAGATGCAATGCCAAATCATAGTTTGGTGTTACAAGCATGAGCAGGCATAAGTCTCAGGGTTGTGCATGCCCTACTCCCCTCACACTGAGATTGGAAACTCCAGTGcacagcaaaccatagtttgccactTAGACTAACTGGTTTGTAGTTCTGCAAACCAGTTTAGTGGTTTAAACAAAAGAGCAAACTTGCTGCAGACACAAATGAGacgttttcctccaaggaaaagaGGCAAATCTGACAATCAGGGGGAACAATAGAATAGAAGCCAAGTCACTTGAGCACCACCCAGTGGCTCAATCCCAATCACTGAAAGCTAGACTAAATAAGGACTCACAATGCTCAGAGAGTTCCATAGTTTTGGAGGAGCTACGCAGAAAGCCTCTCTACAAGAAGATTGCACTACTCAGGAAGACACTGTAAGCTCTTCTAAGAGATCACAAAGAAACATAAGGGGGGGAAGTCTCTTAGGAACAGAACCCAAAGTATTAAGGGCTTTAATATTCAAAGTGAACACTTGACAAAATGACAATAGGAGGCTAGTGCAAATGCTAGAGCACTTGTATATGTCTCTACCAACCCACTATCTCAGATACTAGGACCAAACATTTTTTTATAGATTTATTAACTTTTTAttctgccctttctccaaggGGTAAAATTTTATCTTAACAACTATGTAAAGTAAGTTAGTCTCTAGGCAGTATGACTGGTCTAAGGTGACCCAGAGAGTTTCATACTTAGCAGGGATTTAAACCAGGGTCTtcccaacactgtaaccactacccCAAACTGCATAAATATTGTAACTGAAAAGTTTATTCATAAACAATAATTTGTAAACACAATCCAATCATTCCAAGGCCCTTTACATGAAAAAGGCAAAGCTAAATGAGGTTTAAATCACAACTTTAGATATGGTGTTAAGATCATCTCAGCTCCAAAAAATTCCTTATTACCATATATATTTTACTCATTACTTACCTTCATATAATTCTTCGGCATCTGAACTAGATCTTACTTCTATTTTATTAACTAAAGAAAGTGAATTATTTTCTGGACTCTGATTCGGTTCAGTACTTGAACTGCAGTACCGTATATggttataaaaaaataaactccTAGAGCTGTTTAACACTGATTGACGGACATGAAGACTAAGCGACGGCAAACTCAATTGTTCAAGAGACAGTGTCCACAATTTGATGGATCTTTTTCTCAGTTGTTCTGTATTGTTCACAATACTGCATGTCTTTAACAAGGGACAGCATCTGGATATCTGTCGGGTCAACAAAGCCATCTTACTGAAGATATTCTGTAATAAAAGACCATAACAGCAAAGGTTAcaggaatattaaaaacaatattttgctCACAGTATGATGACCTCCCATTAGGAAGAGTGGGGCgactgcctcaggtagcagatacTGGGAGCCCAGGAGAATTGTTTGGGAGTCCAGGAGAATTGCTGGGATTTAAGCAGCAACAGGAACCAAGGAGTCACACAAATGGCCATGGTGGCCCATTGCCCTAGGCTAAAGCAATTCTGTGGTTATGCTGGATGTTCATATAGCAACAGTAGTATCTTAAAGTAAATGCTTTAGGACTTTGTTGCTGGCTACAGTCTCAATAAGCATCCCTGAGGCCCATGCCCCAGAAGGAGTTCCACTGCCAACTCTTGCATCCCCTGGTTGTGCTGTTCCTTGCTTTTGGTGCCCATTTGCCAATTTTCTCCAAGTGAGCAAGCACTGACAAAAACAAGGAGCAGCAGTAGCCTGCACTTGTTCCTCTGGATAGTGATGCAAACCAGGTCCAGATGGAGAAGGCaaaggcccagttcagaagacaccttaaaccatggtaatAGCAAGGAGAAAGAGGATCCATTCAGGGAAAGGAGCCCACTGAGGACATTACTAGTAATACATTTTGCTCAACACTTCTCCCCATAAAACCCTGAAGTCATAAAACAGAGGAAAAGGCTATTTCAAAAGCCACATTTTTAAATTAATCATTTCAGATTTGTCTATAAAATATATCCCCTGTAGTAAGCAAGAATTGCTTACACTAGCCAGgcaaggaatctctctctctctccttctctctctctctctctctctctccttctctcttgcaGGCTATCAATGTGCCATAAATAAATTAGATAAGCAGGTATGTTTGGGCAAGTTGGCTTGTAAAAAATGATGTAGGCTTATTCATGATTTTAGAATATTTAAGTACTTATATGCATAGCCTTATCTTCTctacatgttttctcagaagtaagccccactgtgttcattaGGAGGTACGCCCcaatgaacacaatgggacttacttctgagtaaacatgctgggAAGATAAGGTTATACATGTAAACAATTAAATATTCTAAATTCGCAAATAAGCCTACATTTTTTATGAGCTAACCTGCCCAAACACTCTTGTGTTCGTGTGCACACAGTTGCAGTCTAAATTTAATTGTTACAGTACATTGTCATTGAACTGTAAGCATTTCATTTAAAAGGAATAAGCTGAAACACTTAAAAGTTCCAGGAGTGACTGAACCTGGACATTGCAAACAAATAGGAAGAGAAGGCAGGGCAGGAAAGAAGATAAGGTCACAAACTGGAAGTCATAATTAGAGAAGGAAGCCTTCACTGGAAGACACATGTTTATTTGAACATAACTATGATATTTAATGGGAATTACTCCCCACTTAATATACCCCAGGAGAGAAGACTGAGCAGAGGGTAAATCtcctgtttgggacttcaactcccagaaacccctgtcagcatggccaaaagttaagaatgctgggaattacagTCCCGAAATCTTTTTCTGCCCTACCCTTGCTAGTACAGGAAAGCAGTTTTTCCATCAAGTAATCATGCAATAAGAACGAGCTGCCTattccactgggttcaatgggacttagtcccagGTATGTCCCTAGGATTCCACCCTTTTTCTTCCAGAACGGGGCTATAATCGTATGCACAATGATTTGGGAGAAAGCGCCATTGaccatagaactcaatggggcttacctcggAGAAAACATGCACCGGAGCAATGGGTGGTACCCGAACCCGTTCAAGCCTTTGTGAGATCAATTAAAAAAATCTCTCACGGGGATGAAGCGAGAGGACAAAACCCGCTATTCTCCTCTtccagggccggattaaggcaaGCCGATGCCCTAAACACAGCCCccaaatggtgcccccttggcccttccattgcttagcccgCAAGACATTAAAATTcagtaagtgctgaaggtgaaataagacattaaaaactcagttttcttcaaagCCATTCCCCATgccacaactatattaaatataaactgtttttaattatatttaacACTAATTAGCAGCAATCAATATAAGTCAATTACTTATAACAAGGGCAACaggaaaaaatacaaatttttcatcactgttttatgcattttttaaaaaaactgttataagggggaaatgcaaatgcaaaaaaatatatattgaaaaCGATTTTTAATCACTCTCCAAAAGATTATAAGACAAAATAAGATCAATAGATTATCTCTATTGAAATTATGTGATCTCGAGAGCATACTTTTTTCAATTTTGGAGacgccccccttcccttggtgccccaagcacgtgcttatattgctttaAGGTTTAATTCAGGGCTGTCCTCCACCAAAGAGAACTCTCTGAGCCTGAGGGAACTTTCTTCGGAAAAGGCACCCACGCCAGGCTGGCTTCCCTTCGAGGGAGAAGGCTCGCTCGCCCGCCACGCCGGGGGGTCGCCTTACCGCTTTTACCTGGCAGCCGCCAGCCGCGGGGAGTCCCCTCACAGGCTCCTGCTCGTCTCCCGCATGGAGGCCCAGGCCGGTCCCCCTCCCACAGTCGCCAGAGCGCTTCCTGTCAGCGCGGCGGCGGCCTCTGACGCGAGCGAAGGAGGCGAGGCTGCCAAGCCGGCTCCTCCCCGTGGCCTGCGGCGGCAAAGCAAGGCCCGGCCCTCCGTAGCGCCTCCGCTCCCCTCCCGTCCCTTTTCCGGGCCGCTGCTACCACGGCGCCGCTGCCTGGCCGCCTGTTGTCTCTGGCGTCCTTCGCTCTCTTTCCTCCGCGGGCGGGTCGAGGCGACGGCAGTGAGGGGC carries:
- the MTERF3 gene encoding transcription termination factor 3, mitochondrial, which codes for MALLTRQISRCCPLLKTCSIVNNTEQLRKRSIKLWTLSLEQLSLPSLSLHVRQSVLNSSRSLFFYNHIRYCSSSTEPNQSPENNSLSLVNKIEVRSSSDAEELYEGLEDALPPSALEEISEDEALQILAKPPLPAESFTLQDYVDHSETLQKLVLLGVDLSKVEKRSKAAQLLLRLDFEKDIRKILLFLKDVGVEDKQLGAFLTKNPYILIEDLENLETRIAYLISKKFSKEAIARMVLGAPYLLLFSVERLDNRLGFFQKEVGLNPQKTRDLVTRLPRLLTGTLELIKENLKVYELELGFSRNEIRHIVHRIPKNLSISKRKLTQTFDYLHNVMGIPHQLMVHFPQVFNSKLLRIKERHMFLKFLGRAQYDPEQPGYISLEKLASLPDDVFCTEVAKAEVQDFQTFLKTL